A window from Salvia miltiorrhiza cultivar Shanhuang (shh) chromosome 2, IMPLAD_Smil_shh, whole genome shotgun sequence encodes these proteins:
- the LOC131009232 gene encoding malonyl-coenzyme:anthocyanin 5-O-glucoside-6'''-O-malonyltransferase-like, translating into MTTVLETCGIPPPPGAAAELTLPLTFLDMFWLHFQPIRRLIFYNHPCSEAEFSNTVVPNLKHSLSLTLKHYLPVAGNLLYPLDAEKSQPVIRYVSGDSVPLTVAISGHDFDELVGSHARESDQFYDFLPPMPPWTEEENYKITPLTALQATLFPGRGICIGLSNHHCLGDARSVVGFISAWAEIYKCGDDENFLSRNAESLPLIFDRSVFGDIGETTEKYWNRKRNIPLAPLSPPLPTNRVRAAFTLHQSDIKKLKNLVMSKNPELVYISSFVVTAAYTWSCLVRSAAPAAGENYPEVFIFPVDGRGRPNALVEPPVPVNYFGNCLSAGAVKLEHDKVAADGGFVVAAEAIADHIKNYVNNKENFFKDLDNWLSELPKLAAMSAFKVSGSPKFDLSDANFGWGKGRRLEVLTIDKEKYSMSLCKSSDSGGGLVVGMSLPRERMEAFAALFEDGLKIN; encoded by the exons ATGACCACCGTGCTTGAGACCTGCGGTATCCCTCCTCCGCCGGGCGCCGCCGCCGAGCTGACGCTGCCGCTCACCTTCCTCGACATGTTCTGGCTCCATTTCCAGCCGATCCGCCGCCTCATCTTCTACAACCACCCGTGCTCGGAGGCAGAGTTCTCCAACACCGTCGTTCCCAACCtcaaacactctctctctctaaccctCAAACACTATCTCCCAGTCGCCGGAAATCTCCTCTACCCTCTCGACGCCGAAAAATCTCAGCCCGTAATCCGCTACGTCTCCGGCGACTCCGTCCCGCTCACCGTCGCCATCTCCGGCCACGACTTCGACGAGCTCGTCGGAAGCCATGCTAGAGAATCCGATCAGTTCTACGACTTCCTGCCACCAATGCCGCCGTGGACAGAGGAGGAAAATTACAAAATTACCCCTCTCACCGCCCTGCAG GCAACGCTTTTTCCCGGCCGTGGAATTTGTATCGGTTTGAGCAATCACCACTGTCTCGGGGACGCGAGATCGGTCGTCGGATTCATATCGGCGTGGGCCGAAATCTATAAATGCGGCGACGACGAGAACTTTCTGTCGAGAAACGCCGAGTCTCTGCCGTTAATTTTCGACAGATCAGTTTTCGGAGATATTGGTGAAACTACGGAGAAGTACTGGAACAGAAAGAGGAATATTCCGTTAGCGCCGTTGTCTCCTCCGTTACCGACGAACAGGGTTAGGGCCGCATTCACCCTCCATCAATCCGACATTAAAAAGCTCAAGAATTTAGTCATGTCCAAGAATCCCGAGCTAGTTTACATCTCTTCTTTCGTCGTCACGGCGGCGTATACCTGGAGCTGCCTGGTGAGATCCGCCGCTCCTGCCGCCGGTGAAAACTACCCGGAGGTGTTCATTTTTCCGGTCGACGGCAGGGGGCGGCCGAACGCTCTAGTCGAGCCGCCGGTGCCGGTCAATTACTTCGGGAATTGCTTGAGCGCCGGGGCGGTGAAGCTGGAGCATGACAAGGTGGCGGCGGACGGCGGATTTGTGGTGGCGGCGGAGGCCATTGCTGATCACATCAAGAACTACGTAAACAAtaaagagaatttttttaaagatttgGACAATTGGTTGTCGGAATTGCCGAAATTGGCGGCGATGAGTGCATTTAAAGTTTCCGGTTCGCCTAAATTCGATTTGTCGGATGCCAATTTTGGGTGGGGGAAGGGGCGGAGATTGGAGGTTTTGACGATCGATAAGGAGAAGTATTCGATGTCGTTGTGTAAATCGTCGGATTCCGGCGGCGGTTTGGTGGTCGGAATGTCGCTGCCTagagagagaatggaggctTTCGCAGCTCTCTTTGAAGATGGCCTTAAAATTAATTGA
- the LOC131009985 gene encoding uncharacterized protein LOC131009985 — translation MTQVLSGYPISTVAVLLIDSERENCLLKCDAVAEGVWSLIEKEINEFSTDQEIRAEERAGKKRKLNDHSNFLQIGFDAVKDVAGIEVSDIEVLEAHVVYSLTKEKSAAQFYMMKCNQSFDIRQRSTLDSLVESLQGPFAEQYGDTWVTTSLIEYHRLLPYAELISSWLPRKDLSVPILSNCVQDHILE, via the exons ATGACACAAGTTCTAAGTG GATATCCAATATCAACAGTTGCAGTGTTGTTGATCGACTCAGAGAGAGAAAACTGCCTGCTTAAGTGTGATGCTGTCGCTGAAGGGGTGTGGTCGCTTATTGAAAAAGAGATCAACGAGTTTAGCACAGATCAAGAAATACGGGCAGAAGAAAGAGCAGGTAAGAAGAGGAAATTAAATGATCATAGTAACTTTCTGCAGATCGGGTTTGATGCTGTGAAGGACGTTGCAG GCATCGAAGTTTCTGACATTGAGGTGTTGGAGGCTCATGTTGTGTACTCATTGACCAAGGAGAAGTCAGCTGCTCAGTTTTATATGATGAAATGTAACCAGTCGTTCGACATAAGGCAGAGATCCACTCTTGATTCTCTTGTTGAGAG TTTGCAGGGCCCTTTTGCAGAACAATATGGTGATACTTGGGTGACTACCTCACTCATTGAGTATCATCGCTTGCTTCCTTATGCAGAGTTGATCTCTAGCTGGCTTCCAAG GAAAGATTTATCGGTTCCTATTCTAAGCAACTGTGTACAAGATCATATACTTGAGTAA